The sequence CGGCGGCCCGCCTGGCCTTCCGTCTCACAGATCTGCCCGAACTGCTGCAGGTGCGCGTCCAGCCGGGCGATCTCCTCCGAGATGTCCGACCGATCGGCGAGAATCGCCACCTCGCGAGACAGCGTTTCCTCGTCCAGTTTCAGCTTCGCCTCGGCCAGCAGTCCGTCCACCCGCTTTCGCAGCCGCTTGGCGTACTCCTTGATGAGGCCGTCACATTTCTGGCGTATGCACTCCAACTCCCGCGCCATCGCCTGGCAATGGCCTTTCAGGTCGGCTTCGAGGAATCGCCCTTCCGCCTCTCGCATCTGCTGGAGCCTGCCGATCGCCTCGCTGGTGATCGCCAGCACCACGTCCCGAATCTTCTGACTCTCCCGCTCGTCGGGCAGCACCGGATGCACGACGCCGGGAAGGTCCAGGAGGCTGGCCAGATCGATGGTCCCGCCGACGCCGACGGACGAGCCGACGGCGTTGAGCCGCTCGACGACGGACCGCAGTGCGACCTCATCGATCTCGAACAGGGCGCTGGCCGCGACTCCTTTGAGTCGAACCACGCAGTTGATCGTCCCCCTGGACAGGTTCTTGCGCAACAGCTTGTCGATGTCGTCTTCAAGAAACGCGACGGCTTCGGGCAGCTTGATGATGGTCTTGAGGTAGCGATTGTTCACCGCCTTGATCTCGACGGCATAGCAGACACCGTCGAGCTGGCCATCGGCGCCACCATATCCGGTCATGCTGATGAGCATATTTTCTTGCCTTCAAAAACGCAGAACGTCTCTGCGCTGGACCGGGGCCCCCCGGCACGCCCCCACCGACCTTTGTGGGAATTCCGCCCCGTGGCTACGGGTTCGATCCGCCTGCCTCTTCGCCCAGGTCGGGCTCCGCTTGCGGGGCCGGCTCACTGACGGCCGGTGTCGGGCTTTCGGGCATCGTCTGCGGTGCGGTCGTCGTCTCCGAGCTGTAGTCACTGATCGTGGGCCGATAGAACTTGTTCATCACCACGGCCAGTGTCAGGAAAACCGCCACCAGGATGATGGTCACCCATGTCAGGAAGTCGCCCGTCTTCGAGCCCAGAAGACCACCGGCCATGCCGCCGCCAAACGCCCCCGACAGTCCCCCGCCGCGACCTTTCTGGACCAGGATCACCAGGACCAGCACGATCGAAACGAGGACGAACAGCACGGCGACCAGCTTCATCAGAATGCCAACTGCCAGAATCGGTACAACAGTCATGTTGGTGCCCCAAACACACATCATTCAATTGGATCTCGGTCACGCGGCGGCCCAACGGCGGTCCGTCAAGCGGCGGCCTCGATGATCTGCACGAAATCATCGGCTTTCAGACTGGCCCCACCGACCAGACAGCCGTCCACGTCCTCCTGGCCCATCAGTTCCTCGGCGTTGTCGGCCTTGACCGACCCGCCGTAGAGGATGCGCATTTCCTGAGCGACGGCCTCATCGTACATTTCGGCCAGCAGCCTGCGGATGAAGGCGTGAACCTCCTGGGCCTGCTCGCGCGTCGCCGTTCGCCCCGTGCCAATCGCCCAGACCGGCTCGTATGCGATCGTGACAGCGGAAACCTTCTCGGCGCTGAGCCCGGCCAGACCGGCGCGGGTCTGTCGCTCGACGACCTGCTCGGTCTGCGAGGCGTCCCGCTCTTCGAGCAACTCGCCGACGCACAAGATCGGCAGCAGACCGCCGGAAAGCGAAGCCGTCAGCTTCCTGTTGACCAACTCGTCGCTCTCGCCCAGAACGTGGCGACGCTCCGAGTGCCCGCAGAGAACGTAGGTGCAGCCGACGTCTTTGAGCATGGCCGCGCTGATCTCCCCGGTGAAGGCCCCTTTGGCCTCGAAGTAAACGTCCTGGGCACCGAGCGCGACACCCGACGAACTGACGGCCTGCCCGACCGCCGACAGATAGACGAACGGCGGGATCACCGCCACGTCCACGCTGCCGCCGGCCAGCGCCGACGCGCCGTCGACGACGGCCTTGGCCAAGGCCACGCCCGAACCGCAGTCCGTGTTCATTTTCCAGTTCCCGGCTACAAACGGTTTTCTCATTGTGCTCTCCTGTCGTGATCTCTCACTGTCACAGTAACTCGGTGGCTCGCGGGAAGCTGCCCAGGATCGACAGTTGCAGGCAATGCTGCCGCGACTCTTCCAGGCCGATCTGAATTCGCTCCTCGGTGTGGTGTCCGAGGAAATCGACGAAGAAATAGTACTCCCATCCGCGTTTCTTGCTCGGCCGCGATTCAATGTTCGTCATGTTGATGTTGTACTTCTTGAAGACCTCCAACACGTCGGCCAGGGCCCCGGCCTTGTGGGCGGTGCTGAAGAGGATCGCCGTCTTGTCCTCGCCGGTCGGTTTGGCGTCCTCTTTGCTGACGACGAGGAACCGCGTGATGTTGTTGGCGATGTCCTCGATGTTCTCGCAGATCATTTTCAGCCCATAGAGTTCGGCGGCGATCTTCGATCCGATGGCGGCGGTATTCGGCTCCTCGGCCGCCATCTGCGCCGCCCGCGCCGTCGAGGCGACGGGGATCGTCTTGGCCTCCTTGAACGTCGCGGTCAACCAGTTGCGACACTGGGCGAACACTTCGGGTTTCGAGTAGATCTTCTCGACGTCCTCCAGCAGGCAGTTGGCCAGCAGGTTGTGGTGGACGGCCATCAGCACCTCGGCACAGACCTTCACGTCCGTCTCGATCAGTGCGTCGAGCGTCTCGATGACGCCGCCTCCGGTCGAATTCTCGATCGGAACGATGCCGAGGTCGCAATGTTCCTTGCTGATCTCGTCGAAGACACTGCGGATGTCGGCCAGGGGTTCGTACTCGACGCTCTGGCCGAACTTGAGCATCGCGGCGGTGTGGCTGAAGCTGCCCGCCGGGCCGAGATAGGCGATGCGAAGCGGCTTCTCCAGCACGAACGACCCGCTCATCAGCTCCCGCCAGATCGCAACCAGCGTCCGATCCGGCAGAGGCCCCTGGTTGGCCCGGCGAATCTTGGCCAACACCTGCTTCTCGCGGTCGGGCGCATAGATCGGCCCGTCGGTGCGGCTCTTGAGCTTGCCCACTTCCACAACCACTCGCGCTCGCTCGTTGAGCAGCTTGACCAACTCGAGGTCGATCTCATCTATTCGATTGCGCAGGTCGTCCAACGACATAAACCCAACTCGACTCTTTCCGCGACGCGTCCCGGCGAAAGACTGGTCGCTCCACGCGGAGGTTACCCGTGGTCAAACCCCTATTGCCGGCCCGGTCGTCCTTCACAGGCTCAATTCGATCTCGTGAAAACTCTTTTTCTTATCAGGATTTTGCCCTTGCGTCAACGGATTTCGCCCGTAAGGTGAAGATTTGTGTGAGAAATGCCGGTTGCGGACCGACCGGCCGGCGCGCGACCCACGTAGGAACCGAAGCACCCTTTTCATGGGCAGGAACTTTGGGCAGGAGGCCGATGGCATGACGGCGAGCATGCTGAGATATACAACTTTCGACACTCCGTGGGGCTGCTTCGGCTTGGCTTGTGCCGGCGAGCGGGTCTGCCGGACCATTCTTCCTGCGCCGGACGGCGCGACGGTCCGGACGGCATTGCTGGCGGGCCTGGAGCGGCGAGCGTCGCACGATGCCGTCTTCGAGAAGGGCCTGGCCCGCGGCCTGCAACAGCGCGTCGTCGCCTATTTCGAGGGCGAAAACACCGATTTCAGTACTGATCCGGCGATCGACCTCGGCGGTCTGGGGCCCTTTACGCAGGCCCTTCTGACGGCCTGCCGACAGATTCCGGCCGGCCAGACGCAAACCTATGCAGCCCTGGCCCGGAGCATCGGCCGTCCCCACGGGGCCCGAGCGGCCGGCAATGCCCTGGCGGCCAATCCCATCCCCCTGATCGTGCCGTGCCACCGCGTCCTGCGCACCGACGGCGGGCTCGGAGGCTTCTCCGCCCTCGGCGGAACAGCCGTGAAGCAGAGGATGCTTCTTCACGAGCGGTCCTGCCGTTTCTCTGGAGAACGAGCGGAATCGTGCGGGCAGCTATGGGCACATTGAATCGCCTCATCCGCAGAGACAGGACCTTCTCGATGCCGTCGGACGTCCGACGGACGACGTTGTTGACCGTTGCGGTGCTGGTCTGGACCTTGGCCGGCTGCCGAACGGTCAACAGGGGTCTCACCGAGGCCGTCCTGGATGGCGAGCACGCCAGGCAGTGGCACATCCGCTATGGTAGTCAGAGCTTCTACAGCCTCGGCGATGAGGGGCTGGCCAAGATCGAATTCGAAGGCCTCATCGATCGTGAGCGGGTCCGCGTGCGATACCAACGCGGCATGCAGGGCCAAGCCGAGTGCGTCGCCGATGTGACAACGCGCCTGATCGAGCAGGTCGAATTGCGGGTGGGCATGACCATCACCACATCAACTACCATCGATCTCTTGCGATTCGACGAGCCGCCCCAGAACTTCGACATCCAACTGACGGTCGAGCCGAACGAGTTCCCCCTGCCGTTGTTCGTCCGCGCCGGCGACGAGTCGTGCACATCGATCCTGGCCCAGAACCGCAGCTACCCCTATGTTCTGATGCACGAACTGGTTGAGACCTCGTTGGCCGCCCGCGCGGGCGGGCGGGTCCTTCCCGACGTGGGATACGGCTGGTTTGGGCTTGGTGGGTCGGTCAACAACTACACCCGCTGGTTCCGCGATGGCTTGGCCAACTACGCCGGCTACCTGGCCTGCGAGATCCTCTCCGACGAGATGGACTGCCCGGAATGCCCGACGCGCGTCGCACCCCTTCTGCACACCAGCCCGCTCTCAAGGCTGGCCACGGTCAGGACGCGCCTGTTTTCCTGGTCGCAGTCGTCGCCCAGCGAGCACGAACGCGAGCACTACAACGCCGCACTGGGCCTGTTCCTGCTGATCGAGGACCGGTTCGGGCAGCAGACGATTCGCGATATACTGGCCGACGTCGCTACGCGAGAGACCGTAGACGGACGGGACCTCCGCGCGATCGCAAGCCAGGTCATCGGCACCGACGTCAAACAGTTCGTCGCCGACTTCGAGTTTCCCATGATCGGCGGTGTACTGACGCCCGTCACCCGGGCGCTGGCCGCCAACAAAGGCCTTAACGTGGCCGAGGGCCTGCTTCTCGAGTTCGTCGAGCCAGACGGCCCGGCCGACCGGGCGGGACTGAGGCCCGACGACGTGATCGTAGCGGCCGCTTCGGCTCCGGTAGCCGACACGATCGACTTTGAACTGGCCCTGTTGCGGGCCGGCCGGCCGGCCTCCATCCCGCTGGCGATCTGGCGAAAGGACGCCGGAACGATCGACGTCGAATTCCCCCTGCTGTACCCCGGCAAGGACTGAAGCGACACGGGAAGACAGCGCAGGTTGTTGATGCGGACCAGTCCACCATCCCCAAACGCGGCGCGTTTGAGGTTGCCACACACCGGGCGTAATGGAAAGGCAGAAGGACGCCTCCGGCAAGTGAATGGGTGCACTGCGTGTTTGTAAGTGGCCAGTCGCATGCGTGGCCCTTACCACTTCGCGGCGCCGGGAACGACGGGACTTGTTGGCGGGCTCTGCGAAGATCTACCCACAAACATGGATCGCACCCGGAGTGAACGGAGGCGAGAATTGCACTTGCGGGCGGTGATTCGGATGGGGTAAGGTTGTATCGTCGCCGGGCCTGATTGCAGCCAACGAACCGGCACGGACTCGAAGGGTTCACGCCAATTGACGAGGTGCAAACGATGGACGCATTGAATCGTCGCGCATTCCTGAGACACTCCTTTGGTGCGGTCGGTGCACTGGCCCTGTGGCCGTCGGCCCGGGCGCTGGGGGCCAACGACAAGATCGTAATGGGCGTGATGGGCCTGGGCGGTCGCGGCACGTATCTGGCCGAGAAGTTCGCCGAGCGGCCCGACGTCGAGGTCGCCTACCTGTGCGACCCGAACACGAGGCGATTCGCCCGGGCGCGCGAGGCGGTCGAAGAGGCCCAGGACCGCAGCCCCAAAATGGTCCAGGACTTCCGCAGGATGCTCGACGACAAGAGCGTGGACGTGCTGATCAACGCGACGCCGGACCACTGGCACGCTCCGGCCTCGATCCTGGCCTGCCAGGCGGGCAAGGACGTCTTCGTCGAGAAGCCGCTCGCCCACAACATCTGGGAGGGCCGCAAGATGGTCGAGGCCGCCCGCAAGTACCAGCGCGTGATCCAGGTCGGCATGCAGTCGCGCAGCGCCCCGTATGCACACAAGGCCAGGGACTACATCCGCGCCGGCAAGCTGGGCGACGTCTATCTGGTTCGCGTCTACAACATGATGCAGCACCCCAAGCGGCCCGATACGCCGGACGGACCTGTCCCGGACGGTTTCGATTACGACCTCTGGTGCGGACCGGCGCCGAAACGGCCGTACAATCCGTCGCGTCAGTGGCTCAATCAGTTCGACTACAGTTGCGGCCCGATCGCCGGCGACGCCGTACATCAGTTCGACCTAGCTCGGTTCCTCGTCGGCGATCCGCTCTATCCAAGCGCTGTTTCACAGACGGGCGCCATCCGCTCGCTTCGCGACGGAAGGGACATGCCCGACACGCAGATGGCGCTGTTCGAATACGAGGGGCTGACAATGACGCTCGATGCGTCGCTGTGGACGCCGTACATGAAGAAGATCCCCGCGAGCATTCGCGATTCCGACCGGTTCCCCGACTGGCCGTTCTGCAGTACGAAGGTCGAGGTCCTGGGCACGGAAGGGTTCATGGTCTTCGGCCGGCACGGCGGCGGCTGGCAGGCCTACGATGGCAACTGCGAGCTGGTCCACTCGGAATTCGGCCGCCAGGGGGACAAGGAGCACCAGGACAACTTCATCGAATGCATTCGCAGCCGGAAGAGGCCGACATCCGATGTCGAGATCGGGCATCTCTCCGTGCTGCCGTTCCACATCGCCAATATCTCCTATCGCGTCGGCAACCAGCGTCTGCAATTCGACCTGGCAACCGAGTCGTTCACGAACTGTGACGAGGCCAATCAGTACCTCAAGCGCCAGTACCGCCCCGGCTGGACCATCCCGGAGAACGTATGACGAGAGTTGAACGTCCTGCTCCTGAGAAGATGGCCGGACCGCGACGTTGTCATTCCGAGCGCAGTCGAGGAATCTGGCGCTGAATGAGAGGCGCGCATCGTCTATGGCCAGACCCCTCGGCTGCACTTCGTTCCGCTCGGGGTGACAAACGAGTTGTCGCGCAGGGTTCTTCCGAATCGATCAGAGGATACGTTGATGGCAAGACAGAGGAGGCTTCGAAGTATCGGGGTTTGCGCCGTTATTTGGCTGGCGTTGTGCGCCGGTGCGGAAGCGAGATGGCTGCCGACGCACGACGTGAAGGTGCGGGTCGAGCACACCGAATTGGGTGGGCCTCGGGTCGCCGTCGAGTATGAGCTAACCGACCCGAACATCTCGCCGGAATCGCCCGCTTACGTCTTCCTCCGCTACAGCAGGGACTTCGGCGACAACTGGCAGTTGGTCCCGATGGATGCTCTGCAGGGTAATGGCTTCGATATCGTCGAACGACCCGGACGCAAGGAGGTATTCTGGTGGGGCACGGACCAGACGGTGGCGACCGATCCGGAGCAGATCGAGGTCCGCGTCCGCGCGATCGCGATGGCCCGGATCCCAGCCGGGCGGTTCGTGATGAAGGCCCTGCCGGGCGGCGGACGGGACGAATCGAGAAAGACTGGTCCGGACACGAACCTGCCGCTCTATTTCATGGCGAAATGCGAAACGACGGTCGCGATGTACGCCGATTACCTCAACGAGGTCGGCGGTGACGGCGCGGGCTGGAACCCCCGAATGGCCCGGGCCGACCGCTGCGGCATCGTCCAGGAGAGCAACCACACCTATAGCGTGGCCCCCGGCCGGGAGGACTATCCAGTCACGTATGTCTCGTGGTACGACGCGATGGGCTTTCTGCGGTGGTGCGGCTTGCGACTGCCGACCGAGGCCGAGTGGGAGAAGGCCGTTCGCGGCGGGCTCTACCTCGACGGCGACCAGACCAGAGCCCAGCCGAACCCCAAGCCCGAGCGCCGCTACCCCTGGGGCGACGAGGCCCCGGATGAAGGGGGCGTGTACCGCTGCAACTTCGACGGCGAAGACGACGGCTTCGAGCGTCTGGCGCCGGTGGGCCGCTTCGGCAAGTTCGCCAGTCCCTATGGCATCTGCGACCTGGCCGGAAACGTCGCCGAATGGACGCTCGACTGGTACTCGACCTCGTACCACGTCGGCCTCGACGGGTTCCGCACGGTCCGAGGCGGCTCATGGATGGCCGTGCCCGAAGGGTGCGACGCCGTCACGGGTGCGACGCAACTGCCGCTGCAGGAAAGCTCCATCATGGGCTTTCGCGGCGTCCGAGCCACCGCCACCGCTCCGTAGACGCATCCATTCCATTCAACGCTCCGTGGAGAAGACCGTTGAAGACGGCCCGCGACCGGCGTACAATTCCCGCTGGATGGACGGTCGGCAACGTCCTGATTGGAATGGGCGGCACGCACGAAGTCCTCCCACGAGGCGAAGACGGAAACCATGATCCGGGAGTCAGCCGATGGAACGACATGATATCGCGCACGCGGTGCTTCACGCGGCCGACGAGTTCAACAGCCGCAAACTCTGGGCGCGGTTCACGAACTACGACTGCTTTGGAGTGCGAATCGAAGGACAGGACGATCTGATGCTGGGTGCCGTGCTCGGCAACGCTGGGGAGGAATATGGTCTGTCCCTGTTTCGTGGGCCTCACGCCGCTGCTTCCCTGCACACGATTCTGGATCCCGAAGGACAGGACGATGATGCCCTGGACGACATGGATATCCTGAGTTTCAACATGGAGACGTTTGGCGACCTGCTACCGGATGCCAGGACCCTCTTGCGCAAGGCAGGCCTGGCCCCCCGTCGCAGCGATCAAGTGCCCCAGTTCCTGGCCAAGCCGGCAGGACACCAGGTCCGGCTGGCAGACGAAACGGAGCTGAGTCTGCTGCATTTGATCTTGCGAGCGGCTGTCGAGGCGGACCGGAAGAAACAACTGCACCCGCACACGCTTGGGGACGAAGAGGGAATCTGTGTCCTGAACGTCAGCGGGCATGCGACGGCGCCGCAAGTGAGTGTGACGCGGGAACGATTCGAGCGGCAAGCAGCACCCGATACGATACCGCTGTTGCCTGCAACCCACGGCCTTGGCGGCCTGGCCCGCCTGGAAGCAACCTGGCTGATAGGCATGCCGACGGTGCCGGCCGGCATTCAGGGCGACGATCGCACGATGCAGATACTGCTGGTGGTCGACGAAGCGAGCGAATACGTGCTTCGCGGCGAGACTGTACTCGGAGGCAACATCCGAGAGGCGGCGGCAATCGTGGTGGAGACGTTTCACGGCAAGGGTTTGACCGCTGTGACGGGCCTGCCCGACCAGATCGTCTTCTCCAGTCGCAAGCTCTATGAGGCCATGGCGCCGAGCCTCGAACAGGTGGGCGTACAATGCGCGTATGAGTCCGAAATCCCAACACTGCGGGCGATCGTCGCCGGCTTCGTTGCACGCCTCGGCATGGCCTCGCCACGGCCCGGCGAGACTGCGGAGCCCGCAGACGCATGGGACAACGAGGTTCCTGCATCCGATGACCTCGAGGGTTGGAAGGAGGTGGATCGGCGATTGTTTCAACGCTTTGCCCGGCACTTCGAGGAGGAAGACCGGCTGTGGTCGTCGCGCCCGATCAGGCGATACTTCAACGACGATGATCTGGACTATTATCTCGACGAGCACGAGCAGCAAAGGGTTGCTGAGGCATACACCGCCTGGGGCATCCTCGATTACCGACCGAACAAGAACAGCAGGACGCACGCGGAGAAGATGCTGGAGAAGGGTCTGCCGGAGGCCGAAGCTCTGCTGCTGCGGGCCCGAATGGAGAGCTGTCCCACGCTGTATCGGGTGGCCGGTCACAACGCCAAGGCCGGCACAATCGACCTCGAAGATGTCCTGCTGGGCGGGACCGTGACAGTGAACGATAAGGCGATGTCCAAGGACGTCCACGACAGCATCTTCCTGGTGGCGCGCGTGTCTCGGGCAGGACAATTCCACTTCATTGAAGTGGCCGGCCCCCCGCTGGGCGCCGGCATGGGGCTGCACGCCGTGGAATTCCTGCGAAACGAGGGGGTGGAATTCACGCGTGAGGGTCTGCGAGCAGATGCCCACAAGCTCGGCTGGTTGTGGGGCTGGATGGATGACTGGCAGGCCAACTGGC comes from Anaerobaca lacustris and encodes:
- a CDS encoding Gfo/Idh/MocA family protein, whose protein sequence is MDALNRRAFLRHSFGAVGALALWPSARALGANDKIVMGVMGLGGRGTYLAEKFAERPDVEVAYLCDPNTRRFARAREAVEEAQDRSPKMVQDFRRMLDDKSVDVLINATPDHWHAPASILACQAGKDVFVEKPLAHNIWEGRKMVEAARKYQRVIQVGMQSRSAPYAHKARDYIRAGKLGDVYLVRVYNMMQHPKRPDTPDGPVPDGFDYDLWCGPAPKRPYNPSRQWLNQFDYSCGPIAGDAVHQFDLARFLVGDPLYPSAVSQTGAIRSLRDGRDMPDTQMALFEYEGLTMTLDASLWTPYMKKIPASIRDSDRFPDWPFCSTKVEVLGTEGFMVFGRHGGGWQAYDGNCELVHSEFGRQGDKEHQDNFIECIRSRKRPTSDVEIGHLSVLPFHIANISYRVGNQRLQFDLATESFTNCDEANQYLKRQYRPGWTIPENV
- the secG gene encoding preprotein translocase subunit SecG yields the protein MTVVPILAVGILMKLVAVLFVLVSIVLVLVILVQKGRGGGLSGAFGGGMAGGLLGSKTGDFLTWVTIILVAVFLTLAVVMNKFYRPTISDYSSETTTAPQTMPESPTPAVSEPAPQAEPDLGEEAGGSNP
- a CDS encoding YicC/YloC family endoribonuclease, producing MLISMTGYGGADGQLDGVCYAVEIKAVNNRYLKTIIKLPEAVAFLEDDIDKLLRKNLSRGTINCVVRLKGVAASALFEIDEVALRSVVERLNAVGSSVGVGGTIDLASLLDLPGVVHPVLPDERESQKIRDVVLAITSEAIGRLQQMREAEGRFLEADLKGHCQAMARELECIRQKCDGLIKEYAKRLRKRVDGLLAEAKLKLDEETLSREVAILADRSDISEEIARLDAHLQQFGQICETEGQAGRRLDFLSQEMLREANTVASKAADAEIVRRVVDMKCLIERLKEQIQNVE
- the pheA gene encoding prephenate dehydratase yields the protein MSLDDLRNRIDEIDLELVKLLNERARVVVEVGKLKSRTDGPIYAPDREKQVLAKIRRANQGPLPDRTLVAIWRELMSGSFVLEKPLRIAYLGPAGSFSHTAAMLKFGQSVEYEPLADIRSVFDEISKEHCDLGIVPIENSTGGGVIETLDALIETDVKVCAEVLMAVHHNLLANCLLEDVEKIYSKPEVFAQCRNWLTATFKEAKTIPVASTARAAQMAAEEPNTAAIGSKIAAELYGLKMICENIEDIANNITRFLVVSKEDAKPTGEDKTAILFSTAHKAGALADVLEVFKKYNINMTNIESRPSKKRGWEYYFFVDFLGHHTEERIQIGLEESRQHCLQLSILGSFPRATELL
- a CDS encoding methylated-DNA--[protein]-cysteine S-methyltransferase, whose product is MTASMLRYTTFDTPWGCFGLACAGERVCRTILPAPDGATVRTALLAGLERRASHDAVFEKGLARGLQQRVVAYFEGENTDFSTDPAIDLGGLGPFTQALLTACRQIPAGQTQTYAALARSIGRPHGARAAGNALAANPIPLIVPCHRVLRTDGGLGGFSALGGTAVKQRMLLHERSCRFSGERAESCGQLWAH
- a CDS encoding formylglycine-generating enzyme family protein, whose amino-acid sequence is MARQRRLRSIGVCAVIWLALCAGAEARWLPTHDVKVRVEHTELGGPRVAVEYELTDPNISPESPAYVFLRYSRDFGDNWQLVPMDALQGNGFDIVERPGRKEVFWWGTDQTVATDPEQIEVRVRAIAMARIPAGRFVMKALPGGGRDESRKTGPDTNLPLYFMAKCETTVAMYADYLNEVGGDGAGWNPRMARADRCGIVQESNHTYSVAPGREDYPVTYVSWYDAMGFLRWCGLRLPTEAEWEKAVRGGLYLDGDQTRAQPNPKPERRYPWGDEAPDEGGVYRCNFDGEDDGFERLAPVGRFGKFASPYGICDLAGNVAEWTLDWYSTSYHVGLDGFRTVRGGSWMAVPEGCDAVTGATQLPLQESSIMGFRGVRATATAP
- a CDS encoding PDZ domain-containing protein — encoded protein: MPSDVRRTTLLTVAVLVWTLAGCRTVNRGLTEAVLDGEHARQWHIRYGSQSFYSLGDEGLAKIEFEGLIDRERVRVRYQRGMQGQAECVADVTTRLIEQVELRVGMTITTSTTIDLLRFDEPPQNFDIQLTVEPNEFPLPLFVRAGDESCTSILAQNRSYPYVLMHELVETSLAARAGGRVLPDVGYGWFGLGGSVNNYTRWFRDGLANYAGYLACEILSDEMDCPECPTRVAPLLHTSPLSRLATVRTRLFSWSQSSPSEHEREHYNAALGLFLLIEDRFGQQTIRDILADVATRETVDGRDLRAIASQVIGTDVKQFVADFEFPMIGGVLTPVTRALAANKGLNVAEGLLLEFVEPDGPADRAGLRPDDVIVAAASAPVADTIDFELALLRAGRPASIPLAIWRKDAGTIDVEFPLLYPGKD
- a CDS encoding DUF7309 domain-containing protein, which gives rise to MERHDIAHAVLHAADEFNSRKLWARFTNYDCFGVRIEGQDDLMLGAVLGNAGEEYGLSLFRGPHAAASLHTILDPEGQDDDALDDMDILSFNMETFGDLLPDARTLLRKAGLAPRRSDQVPQFLAKPAGHQVRLADETELSLLHLILRAAVEADRKKQLHPHTLGDEEGICVLNVSGHATAPQVSVTRERFERQAAPDTIPLLPATHGLGGLARLEATWLIGMPTVPAGIQGDDRTMQILLVVDEASEYVLRGETVLGGNIREAAAIVVETFHGKGLTAVTGLPDQIVFSSRKLYEAMAPSLEQVGVQCAYESEIPTLRAIVAGFVARLGMASPRPGETAEPADAWDNEVPASDDLEGWKEVDRRLFQRFARHFEEEDRLWSSRPIRRYFNDDDLDYYLDEHEQQRVAEAYTAWGILDYRPNKNSRTHAEKMLEKGLPEAEALLLRARMESCPTLYRVAGHNAKAGTIDLEDVLLGGTVTVNDKAMSKDVHDSIFLVARVSRAGQFHFIEVAGPPLGAGMGLHAVEFLRNEGVEFTREGLRADAHKLGWLWGWMDDWQANWQPPHTHNTDSHELLWHTASFSVAEPEQVREVLKKREDVDYDEEVDEFVWSRDAETDSGMPGQRVMLGRLEFVGDELVLTVNSAERFEAGRRWLDKLPGVAFEAVTTRSLDRRAHDLPLDEKISESEPIEITPEIESSLQDFMNKHYMGWIDTPLPALGGKTPRQTCRTEAGRQRVLTLIRTMPDPCGPVAVKVPRTAMMAELGLTEQASPPAAGVSKPDAPIPISAIPPKPKAARNAPCPCGSGHKYKKCCGR
- the tpiA gene encoding triose-phosphate isomerase, which produces MRKPFVAGNWKMNTDCGSGVALAKAVVDGASALAGGSVDVAVIPPFVYLSAVGQAVSSSGVALGAQDVYFEAKGAFTGEISAAMLKDVGCTYVLCGHSERRHVLGESDELVNRKLTASLSGGLLPILCVGELLEERDASQTEQVVERQTRAGLAGLSAEKVSAVTIAYEPVWAIGTGRTATREQAQEVHAFIRRLLAEMYDEAVAQEMRILYGGSVKADNAEELMGQEDVDGCLVGGASLKADDFVQIIEAAA